A DNA window from Pirellulales bacterium contains the following coding sequences:
- the argC gene encoding N-acetyl-gamma-glutamyl-phosphate reductase: protein MVRVAVLGASGYGARELLKLLVRHPQVEVTALTTRQDSRPHVAEEHPWLRGLLDLRLENLSLEAVAERADCVFCCLPHAASAEAVAPLLDLGKRVVDFSADYRLDDPAVYQTWYQHEHPDPARLPTTVYGLPELYRERIRPADLVANPGCYPTSAILALAPLLKAGLAASEGIIIDSKSGVSGGGRTPKPAFHYPECNESVSAYGVGSHRHTPEIDQVLTDFGGQPTEVVFTPHLVPMDRGIFTAAYALPTGPDVTANDALAELRRFYVDEPFVRVLDDLPATKNVVGGNWCDLTVRLVRGRLLVLSVIDNLVKGASGAAVQNLNLMYGFEETTALL, encoded by the coding sequence ATGGTGCGCGTCGCCGTTTTGGGGGCCAGCGGTTACGGAGCCCGCGAGCTGCTCAAGTTGCTGGTGCGGCATCCTCAGGTCGAAGTCACGGCCCTGACCACCCGGCAGGACTCCCGTCCCCATGTCGCCGAGGAGCACCCCTGGCTGCGGGGGCTGCTCGATCTCCGGTTGGAGAACCTTTCGCTGGAGGCGGTCGCCGAGCGAGCCGATTGCGTTTTCTGCTGCCTTCCCCACGCGGCGAGCGCAGAGGCGGTCGCCCCGCTGTTGGACCTGGGCAAGCGGGTGGTCGACTTCAGCGCCGACTATCGGCTCGACGATCCGGCCGTTTACCAGACGTGGTACCAGCACGAGCACCCCGACCCCGCGCGGCTGCCGACGACGGTCTACGGGCTGCCGGAGTTGTACCGCGAGCGGATCAGGCCGGCCGACCTTGTGGCGAACCCCGGGTGCTACCCAACCTCGGCGATCTTGGCGTTGGCGCCCTTGCTGAAAGCGGGGCTCGCCGCGTCTGAGGGGATCATTATCGACAGCAAGAGCGGCGTCAGCGGCGGGGGACGAACTCCCAAGCCGGCGTTCCATTACCCCGAGTGCAACGAGAGCGTCTCGGCCTACGGCGTCGGCAGCCACCGCCACACGCCGGAAATCGATCAGGTGCTGACGGACTTCGGCGGCCAACCGACCGAGGTCGTCTTCACGCCTCACCTTGTGCCGATGGATCGAGGCATCTTCACCGCAGCGTATGCACTGCCGACCGGCCCCGACGTGACGGCGAACGACGCCTTGGCGGAACTGCGGCGGTTCTATGTCGACGAGCCGTTCGTCCGTGTGCTCGACGATTTGCCGGCCACCAAGAACGTCGTCGGCGGCAATTGGTGCGACCTGACCGTGCGGTTGGTCCGCGGCCGGTTGCTGGTGCTGAGCGTGATCGACAATCTGGTGAAAGGCGCTTCGGGCGCCGCCGTGCAGAACCTCAATTTGATGTACGGTTTCGAGGAAACGACGGCGCTGCTTTGA
- a CDS encoding GNAT family N-acetyltransferase, with translation MDETAPEPSAGDLPAAGRAEFKARVRIRTAVVSDAATILTLIRELAEYEQLTHEVVVTEDLLQATMFGPQSATSALLAETDDGETVGTAIYFRTYSTFLGREGIYLEDLFVRPEYRGRGAGSQLLAAVAAEAAQLGGRLEWAVLDWNQSAIDVYESLGAVRHSEWLRYRLVGDPLAALAKRAEAVAPSEPGQSLG, from the coding sequence ATGGACGAGACCGCTCCGGAACCGAGCGCTGGCGACCTCCCCGCAGCAGGGCGGGCCGAGTTCAAAGCTCGTGTGAGAATCCGCACCGCCGTCGTCTCCGATGCCGCCACGATCCTGACCCTGATCCGCGAGTTGGCCGAATACGAGCAGTTGACGCACGAGGTCGTCGTCACCGAGGACCTGCTGCAGGCGACGATGTTCGGCCCGCAATCGGCGACTTCGGCGTTGTTGGCCGAAACGGACGACGGCGAGACCGTCGGGACAGCGATCTACTTCCGCACCTACTCGACGTTCCTGGGACGCGAGGGAATTTATCTGGAAGATCTCTTCGTGCGGCCCGAGTATCGAGGACGCGGGGCCGGGTCGCAGCTTCTGGCGGCGGTGGCGGCCGAAGCGGCGCAGCTCGGCGGCCGACTCGAATGGGCCGTCCTCGATTGGAATCAGTCGGCGATCGACGTCTACGAATCGCTCGGCGCCGTGCGGCACTCGGAGTGGCTGCGGTATCGCCTCGTCGGCGACCCGCTGGCAGCGCTGGCAAAACGAGCCGAGGCCGTGGCGCCGAGCGAGCCGGGCCAATCCCTTGGCTGA
- the cbiE gene encoding precorrin-6y C5,15-methyltransferase (decarboxylating) subunit CbiE produces the protein MSAPPVSIIGLGDDGLEGAPQNVRQLILDADLLVGAERILTLIPQTSAQRFVLGADMDAAATAIGKARGRTAVLVSGDPLYYGLARYFCDKLGQDRCEIIPHVSSMQLAFARVKESWDEAYLTNLANHSLEAVVERIRTVAKAGLFTTEECGPDAVARGLLDRRIDYFTAYVCENLGARNECVTRGSLADIAGQKFGPLNVMILVRTGSAPDQPRDPAIRSLFGNPDELFVQSKPKHGLLTPAEVRAVALAQLALGSQGVVWDVGAGSGSVSVEAAQISPGGQVFAIEQDGEDIELIRENAARFGVGNVTPVLGRAPECWESLPAPDAVFIEGSGREVARLAELAFARLRSGGRLVASVRSLESVHEARVALKDKAAEVAVLMLNLSRGAEQLDRLYFDALNPAFLVTASKA, from the coding sequence ATGTCCGCCCCTCCGGTTTCGATCATCGGCCTCGGCGACGACGGCCTCGAAGGCGCCCCGCAGAACGTGCGGCAGTTGATCCTCGACGCCGATCTGCTGGTGGGCGCCGAGCGGATCCTGACGCTCATCCCCCAGACTTCGGCGCAACGGTTCGTCCTGGGCGCCGACATGGACGCCGCGGCGACGGCGATCGGCAAGGCCCGGGGCCGAACGGCCGTGCTCGTCTCGGGCGACCCGCTCTATTACGGTCTGGCCCGATATTTCTGCGACAAGCTGGGGCAGGATCGCTGCGAGATCATTCCGCATGTCAGCAGCATGCAGTTGGCGTTCGCGCGGGTGAAGGAAAGCTGGGACGAGGCGTATCTGACGAATCTCGCCAATCATTCCCTGGAGGCGGTCGTCGAGCGAATTCGCACCGTCGCCAAGGCGGGCCTGTTCACGACCGAAGAGTGCGGTCCCGACGCGGTGGCCCGGGGGCTGCTCGATCGGCGGATCGACTACTTCACCGCCTACGTTTGCGAGAACCTCGGCGCCCGCAACGAATGCGTCACGCGCGGCTCGCTCGCCGACATCGCCGGGCAGAAGTTCGGGCCGCTCAACGTGATGATCCTGGTCCGCACAGGGAGCGCCCCCGACCAACCTCGCGACCCGGCGATCCGCAGCCTGTTCGGCAACCCGGACGAGTTGTTCGTCCAGTCGAAGCCGAAGCACGGATTGTTGACCCCCGCCGAAGTGCGGGCCGTGGCCCTCGCCCAGCTTGCGCTCGGCTCGCAAGGAGTCGTGTGGGACGTCGGCGCGGGGAGCGGGTCGGTGAGCGTCGAGGCGGCCCAGATCTCCCCCGGCGGTCAGGTATTCGCGATCGAACAAGACGGCGAGGACATTGAACTCATCCGCGAGAACGCCGCTCGGTTCGGCGTGGGCAACGTGACTCCCGTTCTCGGTCGTGCCCCCGAGTGCTGGGAATCGCTCCCCGCTCCCGACGCGGTGTTCATCGAGGGGAGCGGCCGCGAGGTCGCCCGGCTGGCCGAACTGGCCTTCGCTCGGCTGCGCTCCGGGGGACGACTGGTGGCGAGCGTGCGAAGCCTCGAGAGCGTCCACGAGGCTCGCGTCGCGCTCAAGGACAAAGCCGCGGAAGTCGCCGTGCTGATGCTCAACCTTTCGCGGGGGGCCGAACAACTCGATCGCCTGTATTTCGACGCCCTCAACCCGGCGTTTCTGGTAACGGCGAGCAAGGCGTAG
- the argJ gene encoding bifunctional glutamate N-acetyltransferase/amino-acid acetyltransferase ArgJ — MVEHLPQGFRWAGVHSGVKRNPQKQDLSLVLSDRPATAAGVFTQNLVCAAPVKLCRERVPGEGLRAVVVNSGNANACTGDQGDRDAAETAGHVGIACDVDPAATLVLSTGVIGRLMPMDKIAAGVALAAGELSATLEHFERAARGMMTTDTHPKLCSRRIEIDGTPIVVAGMAKGAAMIGPNLATMLAVVCTDAALSPADAQAGLKDAADESFNCISVEGHTSTNDTVVLLANGAAGGPRLSGTGLAKFQATLVEVCEELAIMIPSDGEGATHLITVEVHGCRTRTDAVKIARTIADSPLVKTAVTGHDPNWGRIVSAAGYAGVPFDPTKVSLLLNGSLLYEHGAPVVFDAAAVSAAMKADRNCGLVLILEEGEQSARFWTSDLTAEYVRLNADYTT; from the coding sequence ATGGTCGAGCATTTGCCGCAGGGATTTCGGTGGGCGGGGGTCCACTCGGGGGTGAAGCGGAATCCGCAGAAGCAGGACTTGTCGCTGGTGCTTTCCGACCGCCCCGCGACGGCCGCGGGCGTCTTCACCCAGAATCTCGTCTGCGCGGCGCCGGTGAAGCTCTGTCGCGAGCGGGTGCCGGGCGAAGGGCTGCGGGCCGTCGTCGTCAATTCGGGCAACGCCAACGCCTGCACCGGCGACCAAGGAGATCGCGACGCCGCCGAGACGGCCGGTCACGTGGGGATCGCCTGCGACGTCGACCCCGCGGCGACGCTTGTCCTGTCGACCGGCGTCATCGGGCGACTCATGCCGATGGATAAGATCGCCGCCGGAGTCGCTCTGGCCGCAGGGGAATTGAGCGCCACCCTCGAGCACTTCGAGCGGGCCGCGCGCGGCATGATGACCACCGACACGCATCCGAAGCTCTGTTCGCGGCGGATCGAGATCGACGGCACGCCGATCGTCGTGGCCGGCATGGCCAAGGGCGCGGCGATGATCGGTCCCAATTTGGCGACGATGCTCGCAGTCGTTTGCACTGACGCCGCGCTGTCGCCCGCCGACGCACAGGCGGGGCTCAAGGACGCCGCCGACGAGTCGTTCAACTGCATCAGCGTCGAGGGGCACACGAGCACCAACGATACGGTGGTCCTGTTGGCCAACGGCGCCGCGGGGGGGCCGCGCCTTTCCGGGACGGGGCTCGCCAAGTTCCAAGCTACTCTGGTCGAGGTCTGCGAGGAACTGGCGATCATGATTCCCAGCGACGGCGAGGGAGCCACGCATTTGATCACCGTCGAGGTTCACGGCTGCCGCACGCGCACCGATGCGGTGAAGATCGCCCGGACGATCGCCGACAGCCCGCTGGTGAAGACCGCAGTCACGGGGCACGACCCCAACTGGGGCCGCATCGTCTCGGCCGCCGGCTATGCGGGGGTTCCGTTCGACCCGACCAAGGTCAGCTTGCTGCTGAACGGCTCGCTGCTCTACGAGCACGGTGCTCCCGTCGTGTTCGACGCCGCGGCCGTTTCAGCGGCGATGAAAGCCGACCGCAATTGCGGGTTGGTTCTCATTCTGGAGGAAGGCGAGCAATCGGCCCGCTTTTGGACCTCGGACCTGACTGCCGAGTACGTGCGGCTCAACGCAGATTACACGACCTGA